Part of the Propionimicrobium sp. PCR01-08-3 genome, ACAGCGAGGTGACCGGCAAGCTGGCGGCGCTGTCGAAAGTGGTGTCCGCCACGCCGGTACTGACCACCGAACAGATCACGCTGATCCGCGCGGCGGCCGATCATTACGCCGGATGCTTCGCCGATGTGGTGCGGCTGGCGGTGCCACCCAGGCACGCGGCCACCGAGAACGCCGAGCAGCGCGAATGGCCGGTGCCCAAGACGGACGAGGTTCCGGGTGCGGGAATGCTCGGCTATCCCGACGCAGAGACCTTCCTGCAGGCACTCGAGAACCGGCAGCCGGTGCGCGCTTACTGGCAGGTCGCGCCCCGCTTCGCCACGGACGCCGCCGGTCGCGACGACTGGACTCGCGGCTTCATCCAGGCCGCCGTACACACCTTGCGGGCGGGACGAGGAGTGATCATCGTGGTGCCCGATCATCGCGACCTGGTGCATGTGCGCGATGCGCTCGGTGAGGTGATCGGGTTGGGCGCGATCGCGGAATTGCACTCCGAACTCGGCACGGCTGCGCGTTACCGCAACTACCTGGCGATATTGCGGGGCCAGGCCAAGGTTGTGGTCGGTACTCGCCCGGCCGTCTACGCGCCGGTCGCGAATCTCGGCCTGATCTGTTTGTGGGACGACGGCGATGACCTGCATGCCGAGCCGCATGCCCCGTATCCTCACGCCCGGGATGTCGCCGCATTGCGGGCCGGCAGCGAGCAAACCGCGTTGTTGTTCGCCGGGCATGGACGCAGTGCAGAGATACAGAACTGGTGCCGGCGCGGATGGCTGCATGCCGTGGAGATGCCTGCCGGCCAGTTGCGCCGGGCCAGCGCGGCGGTACACGCCGCGGCGGACTCCGATCTTGCGGTCGAGCGCGACCCCCAGGGCTCCCGGAGCAGGCTGCCCAGGCTCGCTTTCGAGACCATTCGGCGCGGGCTGGTTACCGGGCCTGTGCTCGTCCAGGTGCCCAGGGCCGGATATCTGCCGGTGCTGGCCTGCCAGAGCTGCCGTACCCCGGTGCGTTGCCCGGCTTGCCAAGGGCCGGTTCGGCTGCGGCACAGCGCGACCGGCCGGCAGTTGGACTGCACCTGGTGCGGACGCATCATCACCGACTGGCGTTGCCCGGTCTGCGGTTCGGCGGAGTTGCGTGCCCCGGTCATCGGCTCCGGGCGAACCGCCGAGGAACTTGGGCGCGCGTTTCCCGGAGTCCTGGTGCGAGAGAGTTCCGGTGATCGGGTGATCGATGAGGTGGGGGTGCAGCCGGCGCTGGTGATCTCGACTCCCGGAGCCGAGCCTCCCGCCGAACAGGGTTACGCCGCAGCCGTGCTGCTGGATGCGACCAGATTGCTGGAGCGTCCGGATCTGCGGGCAGGCGAGGAGGCCGTCCGGCGTTGGATGAATGCCGTGGCGCTGGTGCGTCCGGCGGCCGAGGACGGCACCGTGTGCATCGTCGGGCCGTCCGGGGTGCGAGCGGTACAGGCACTGGTCAGATTGGATGCCGCCCAGCACGCCGAGATGGAGCTTGCCGACCGGGTCGAGGCCGGCTACCCGCCAGCCGTCCGCTTCATCACCGTCGAGGGCCCGGCCGCGGCGATCGACGAGTTCGTCCAGCTGCTGGGCCCCGAGCCGGCAGCGGATCTGCTGGGCCCGGTCGAATTGGGGGGCACCCTGGCGCTGGGCCAAACCGAACCGGCCTGGAGGCTGTCGCTGCGGGTGCCGCTGCGTGAAGGAGCCGAGCTGACGGCCAAGGTGAAGGCGGCGCTGGCGGGTCGCACGGCGCGCAAGATGGCGGGAGCGCTGAGAGTGCGGGTTGATCCGGTGGAGCTATAAGGTCCTTCCAGAGAATTACTGCTGCGTACCGCGACGCATTAATTCTCTGTCAGTTCCTAAGCCAGCGGTCACCAGAGCATGGGGATGGCCCATGCCGCACGTTTCAACCGCCCTGCAGTCGCGGGTCGCGTGACATCGTCCGTCGGGTGATCGCGCTATCCGATGTCTCGCCCATCGGTGGATCGAGGCGTGGCCTGGCCTGGCTCTGTCGGCGAATTGCTGTCGCG contains:
- a CDS encoding primosomal protein N' is translated as MIARVAVDIPLAHLDRLFDYSIPDALADDVAPGVRVRVRFAGKLRDGYVVELTEHSEVTGKLAALSKVVSATPVLTTEQITLIRAAADHYAGCFADVVRLAVPPRHAATENAEQREWPVPKTDEVPGAGMLGYPDAETFLQALENRQPVRAYWQVAPRFATDAAGRDDWTRGFIQAAVHTLRAGRGVIIVVPDHRDLVHVRDALGEVIGLGAIAELHSELGTAARYRNYLAILRGQAKVVVGTRPAVYAPVANLGLICLWDDGDDLHAEPHAPYPHARDVAALRAGSEQTALLFAGHGRSAEIQNWCRRGWLHAVEMPAGQLRRASAAVHAAADSDLAVERDPQGSRSRLPRLAFETIRRGLVTGPVLVQVPRAGYLPVLACQSCRTPVRCPACQGPVRLRHSATGRQLDCTWCGRIITDWRCPVCGSAELRAPVIGSGRTAEELGRAFPGVLVRESSGDRVIDEVGVQPALVISTPGAEPPAEQGYAAAVLLDATRLLERPDLRAGEEAVRRWMNAVALVRPAAEDGTVCIVGPSGVRAVQALVRLDAAQHAEMELADRVEAGYPPAVRFITVEGPAAAIDEFVQLLGPEPAADLLGPVELGGTLALGQTEPAWRLSLRVPLREGAELTAKVKAALAGRTARKMAGALRVRVDPVEL